The Pleuronectes platessa chromosome 23, fPlePla1.1, whole genome shotgun sequence genome contains a region encoding:
- the cct7 gene encoding T-complex protein 1 subunit eta — MGRGVGGKLLEGTAKMMPTPVILLKEGTDSSQGIPQLISNINACQVISEAVRTTLGPRGMDKLMVDGRGKATISNDGATILKLLDVVHPAAKTLVDIARSQDAEVGDGTTSVTLLAAEFLKQLKPYVEEGLHPQTIIRAFRTATNLAVNKIKEIAVPVKKDDKQEQRHLLEKCAATAMNSKLIAGQKDFFSKMVVDAVMSLDVLLSLKMIGIKKVQGGGLADSHLVDGVAFKKTFSYAGFEMQPKNYENPKIALLNVELELKAEKENAEVRVKNVQDYQAIVDAEWNILYDKLEKIHLSGAKVVLSKLPIGDVATQYFADRDLFCAGRVQEEDLKRTMMACGGSIQTSVSSMTDDVLGQCDIFEEVQIGGERYNIFKGCPKAKTCTIILRGGAEQFTEETERSLHDAIMIVRRAIKNDSVVAGGGAIEMELSKYLRDYSRTIPGKQQLLIGAYAKALEIIPRQLCDNAGFDATNILNKLRAKHAQGGMWYGVDINNEDIADNFVACVWEPSIVRINALTAASEAACLILSVDETIKNPRSSMDGPPGGGRGRGRGRPHAH, encoded by the exons ATGGGCCGCGGTGTCGGTGGAAAGCTTCTCGAAGGAACTGCAAAGATGATG CCCACACCTGTTATCCTGCTGAAGGAGGGGACAGACTCTTCTCAGGGCATTCCTCAGCTCATCAGTAACATCAATGCCTGCCAG GTCATTTCTGAGGCTGTCAGGACCACCCTGGGGCCCAGAGGGATGGACAAACTGATGGTTGATGGCAGAG gaaagGCCACTATCTCTAACGATGGTGCCACCATCCTGAAACTGCTGGATGTGGTTCATCCTGCTGCCAAGACCCTGGTAGACATTGCCCGCTCCCAGGACGCTGAG GTAGGAGACGGCACCACCTCCGTCACTCTCCTGGCTGCTGAGTTCCTGAAGCAGTTGAAGCCGTACGTGGAGGAGGGCCTCCACCCTCAGACCATTATCAGAGCGTTCCGCACCGCCACCAACCTCGCTGTTAACAAGATCAAGGAGATCGCTGTCCCTGTGAAGAAAGACGATAAGCA agaGCAGAGGCATTTGTTGGAGAAGTGTGCAGCCACAGCCATGAACTCCAAGCTCATTGCTGGTCAGAAGGACTTCTTCTCCAAGATGGTGGTGGACGCCGTCATGTCTCTGGATGTGCTGCTGTCTCTCAAGATGATTGGCATCAAGAAGGTCCAGGGAGGAGGTCTCGCG GATTCCCATTTGGTGGATGGGGTTGCTTTCAAGAAGACATTTTCCTATGCTGGGTTTGAGATGCAGCCCAAAAACTACGAGAATCCCAAGATCGCTTTGCTCaatgtggagctggagctgaaggCAGAGAAGGAGAACGCCGAAGTCCGTGTGAAGAATGTGCAG GACTACCAGGCAATTGTGGATGCAGAGTGGAACATCCTGTACGACAAACTGGAGAAGATCCATCTGTCAGGAGCCAAGGTGGTTTTGTCAAAGTTGCCGATCGGTGATGTGGCCACTCAGTACTTTGCTGACAGAGACCTGTTCTGTGCTGGCAGAGTGCAGGAGGAGGATCTGAAGAGGACCATGATG GCATGCGGCGGCTCCATTCAGACCTCAGTAAGCAGCATGACGGACGACGTCCTGGGACAGTGTGACATCTTTGAGGAGGTCCAGATTGGAGGAGAGAG GTATAACATCTTCAAAGGATGCCCGAAGGCGAAGACTTGCACCATCATCCTGAGGGGCGGAGCGGAACAGttcacagaggagacagagagatctCTGCACGATGCCATCATGATCGTACGCAGAGCCATCAAG AACGACTCCGTTGTTGCGGGTGGAGGAGCCATTGAGATGGAGTTGTCAAAGTACCTGCGGGATTATTCCAGGACCATCCCTGGAAAACAGCAGCTGTTGATCGGCGCGTACGCCAAGGCCCTGGAGATCATCCCCAGGCAGCTGTGTGACAACGCCGGCTTTGACGCCACCAACATCCTGAACAAACTGCGTGCCAAACACGCACAG GGTGGCATGTGGTACGGCGTGGACATCAACAACGAGGACATAGCAGACAACTTTGTGGCCTGTGTCTGGGAGCCGTCCATCGTGCGGATCAACGCTCTGACAGCAGCGTCTGAGGCCGCCTGCCTCATCCTGTCGGTTGATGAGACGATCAAGAACCCCCGCAGCTCTATGGATGGACCTCCAGGCGGCGGCAGGGGCAGAGGTCGTGGTAGACCCCATGCTCACTAA